A single window of Anser cygnoides isolate HZ-2024a breed goose chromosome 12, Taihu_goose_T2T_genome, whole genome shotgun sequence DNA harbors:
- the PLLP gene encoding plasmolipin isoform X1, with translation MAGLPGAVRTRSGSPGASAALPAPRLAALDGAFLCSPLGGLMGAQAVLGLLVWALIADTTYHLHAAYGWVMFVSIFFWVATVLLFMTYLLQLPLKFYVIPWPLVLVIFNAAATILYITAFITCSAAVQPTSWRQWDYNRRAAASFFACLVMLTYGVSTFLSFRAWKGLGSNAATSQVTNHA, from the exons ATGGCCGGGCTGCCCGGCGCCGTGCGGACGCGGAGCGGCTCCCCCGGAGCCTCCgccgcgctgcccgccccgcgccTCGCCGCCCTCGACGGCGCCTTCCTCTGCTCGCCGCTCGGGGGGCTGATGGGCGCCCAGGCC GTGCTTGGCCTACTGGTGTGGGCTCTCATTGCCGACACGACCTACCACCTCCACGCAGCATACGGCTGGGTGATGTTTGTGTCCATCTTCTTCTGGGTAGCAACAGTCCTCCTCTTCATGACCTACCTCCTGCAGCTTCCACTGAAGTTCTACGTGATCCCCTGGCCCCTCGTG CTGGTGATCTTCAACGCTGCAGCAACCATTCTGTACATCACCGCCTTCATAACATGCTCCGCAGCCGTCCAGCCTACCTCGTGGCGCCAGTGGGATTACAACAGAAGAGCCGCAGCGTCC TTCTTCGCCTGCCTCGTGATGCTCACCTACGGGGTGAGCACGTTCCTCAGCTTCCGTGCCTGGAAAGGACTTGGCAGCAACGCAGCCACCAGCCAAGTGACCAACCATGCGTGA
- the ARL2BP gene encoding ADP-ribosylation factor-like protein 2-binding protein isoform X2: MMEASDEENFGVAISSPSDAEFDAVVGYLEDIIMDDDFQLIQRSFMEKHYQEFDDSEENKLIYTSIFNEYISLVEKYIEEKLLDRIPGFNMTAFTMSLQQHKDEMAGDIFDMLLTFTDFLAFKEMFLDYRAEKEGRSLDLSSGLVVTSLNKSSISSS; encoded by the exons ATGATGGAGGCTTCAGATGAGGAGAACTTTGGTGTAGCCAT ctCCTCCCCTTCTGATGCAGAGTTTGATGCAGTTGTTGGGTATCTGGAGGATATTATAATGG ATGATGATTTCCAGTTAATACAGAGGTCTTTTATGGAGAAGCACTACCAGGAGTTTGATgactcagaagaaaacaagctcatctatacttctatttttaatgaatat atCTCACTAGTAGAGAAATACATTGAAGAAAAACTACTTGATCGGATTCCTGGTTTTAATATGACAGCTTTCACAATGTCATTGCA ACAGCACAAAGACGAAATGGCAGGTGATATATTTGACATGCTTCTCACATTTACTGACTTCCTGGCTTTCAAAGAAATGTTCTTGGATTACAGAGCT gaaaaagAAGGTCGAAGTCTGGATTTAAGCAGTGGATTAGTGGTGACATCATTAAACAAATCATCAATATCCTCCTCCTAG
- the PLLP gene encoding plasmolipin isoform X4, which yields MRKPWDAVSSHARMRMMVLGLLVWALIADTTYHLHAAYGWVMFVSIFFWVATVLLFMTYLLQLPLKFYVIPWPLVLVIFNAAATILYITAFITCSAAVQPTSWRQWDYNRRAAASFFACLVMLTYGVSTFLSFRAWKGLGSNAATSQVTNHA from the exons ATGAGAAAGCCATGGGATGCAGTCTCCAGTCATGCCAGGATGAGGATGATG GTGCTTGGCCTACTGGTGTGGGCTCTCATTGCCGACACGACCTACCACCTCCACGCAGCATACGGCTGGGTGATGTTTGTGTCCATCTTCTTCTGGGTAGCAACAGTCCTCCTCTTCATGACCTACCTCCTGCAGCTTCCACTGAAGTTCTACGTGATCCCCTGGCCCCTCGTG CTGGTGATCTTCAACGCTGCAGCAACCATTCTGTACATCACCGCCTTCATAACATGCTCCGCAGCCGTCCAGCCTACCTCGTGGCGCCAGTGGGATTACAACAGAAGAGCCGCAGCGTCC TTCTTCGCCTGCCTCGTGATGCTCACCTACGGGGTGAGCACGTTCCTCAGCTTCCGTGCCTGGAAAGGACTTGGCAGCAACGCAGCCACCAGCCAAGTGACCAACCATGCGTGA
- the PLLP gene encoding plasmolipin isoform X2 — MTQRREEWLMHLRVVVPPRGPRAGRDMGCLLQFNKGKNQVLGLLVWALIADTTYHLHAAYGWVMFVSIFFWVATVLLFMTYLLQLPLKFYVIPWPLVLVIFNAAATILYITAFITCSAAVQPTSWRQWDYNRRAAASFFACLVMLTYGVSTFLSFRAWKGLGSNAATSQVTNHA; from the exons atgacacaaaggcgggaggagtggctgatgcACCTGAGGGTCGTGGTGCCACCCAGGGggcccagggcaggcagggacatgggctgcctcctgcagttcaacaagggcaagaaCCAG GTGCTTGGCCTACTGGTGTGGGCTCTCATTGCCGACACGACCTACCACCTCCACGCAGCATACGGCTGGGTGATGTTTGTGTCCATCTTCTTCTGGGTAGCAACAGTCCTCCTCTTCATGACCTACCTCCTGCAGCTTCCACTGAAGTTCTACGTGATCCCCTGGCCCCTCGTG CTGGTGATCTTCAACGCTGCAGCAACCATTCTGTACATCACCGCCTTCATAACATGCTCCGCAGCCGTCCAGCCTACCTCGTGGCGCCAGTGGGATTACAACAGAAGAGCCGCAGCGTCC TTCTTCGCCTGCCTCGTGATGCTCACCTACGGGGTGAGCACGTTCCTCAGCTTCCGTGCCTGGAAAGGACTTGGCAGCAACGCAGCCACCAGCCAAGTGACCAACCATGCGTGA
- the ARL2BP gene encoding ADP-ribosylation factor-like protein 2-binding protein isoform X1, translating to MRGQGNSVDYLMCLSKLHNNTKISGEIWGPECCSSPSDAEFDAVVGYLEDIIMDDDFQLIQRSFMEKHYQEFDDSEENKLIYTSIFNEYISLVEKYIEEKLLDRIPGFNMTAFTMSLQQHKDEMAGDIFDMLLTFTDFLAFKEMFLDYRAEKEGRSLDLSSGLVVTSLNKSSISSS from the exons ATGCGAGGCCAAGGAAATTCTGTGGATTATCTAATGTGTCTGAGCAAGCTTCACAATAACACTAAAATAAGCGGAGAGATCTGGGGTCCTGAATGCTG ctCCTCCCCTTCTGATGCAGAGTTTGATGCAGTTGTTGGGTATCTGGAGGATATTATAATGG ATGATGATTTCCAGTTAATACAGAGGTCTTTTATGGAGAAGCACTACCAGGAGTTTGATgactcagaagaaaacaagctcatctatacttctatttttaatgaatat atCTCACTAGTAGAGAAATACATTGAAGAAAAACTACTTGATCGGATTCCTGGTTTTAATATGACAGCTTTCACAATGTCATTGCA ACAGCACAAAGACGAAATGGCAGGTGATATATTTGACATGCTTCTCACATTTACTGACTTCCTGGCTTTCAAAGAAATGTTCTTGGATTACAGAGCT gaaaaagAAGGTCGAAGTCTGGATTTAAGCAGTGGATTAGTGGTGACATCATTAAACAAATCATCAATATCCTCCTCCTAG
- the PLLP gene encoding plasmolipin isoform X3: MLGSAQLHLESQNHLGRKRPLRSVSCDKVLGLLVWALIADTTYHLHAAYGWVMFVSIFFWVATVLLFMTYLLQLPLKFYVIPWPLVLVIFNAAATILYITAFITCSAAVQPTSWRQWDYNRRAAASFFACLVMLTYGVSTFLSFRAWKGLGSNAATSQVTNHA, from the exons ATGCTGGGATCTGCACAACTGCActtggaatcacagaatcatttaggccggaaaagacctctaagatctgTTTCTTGTGATAAG GTGCTTGGCCTACTGGTGTGGGCTCTCATTGCCGACACGACCTACCACCTCCACGCAGCATACGGCTGGGTGATGTTTGTGTCCATCTTCTTCTGGGTAGCAACAGTCCTCCTCTTCATGACCTACCTCCTGCAGCTTCCACTGAAGTTCTACGTGATCCCCTGGCCCCTCGTG CTGGTGATCTTCAACGCTGCAGCAACCATTCTGTACATCACCGCCTTCATAACATGCTCCGCAGCCGTCCAGCCTACCTCGTGGCGCCAGTGGGATTACAACAGAAGAGCCGCAGCGTCC TTCTTCGCCTGCCTCGTGATGCTCACCTACGGGGTGAGCACGTTCCTCAGCTTCCGTGCCTGGAAAGGACTTGGCAGCAACGCAGCCACCAGCCAAGTGACCAACCATGCGTGA